The following coding sequences are from one Candidatus Nitrohelix vancouverensis window:
- a CDS encoding YfhL family 4Fe-4S dicluster ferredoxin, which translates to MATLITDECINCGVCEPECPNGAITEGEDYYVIAPELCTECVGFHGEEACQEVCPVDCCIPDEERVESEEELLARAQTLHPDDSFPSLDDLNAETSPHRNPDRKNANL; encoded by the coding sequence ATGGCCACCCTTATTACTGATGAATGTATTAACTGTGGAGTATGCGAACCAGAATGTCCCAACGGCGCAATCACCGAGGGTGAAGATTACTACGTAATCGCTCCTGAACTCTGCACCGAGTGCGTAGGTTTTCATGGCGAAGAAGCCTGCCAGGAAGTCTGCCCGGTTGACTGTTGTATTCCCGATGAAGAACGCGTGGAAAGCGAAGAAGAGCTTCTGGCGCGCGCTCAGACCTTGCATCCTGACGATTCATTCCCGTCTCTGGATGACTTGAACGCTGAGACCTCCCCTCATCGTAATCCCGACCGAAAAAACGCAAACCTCTAA
- the vsr gene encoding DNA mismatch endonuclease Vsr has product MSETSSKIEPEKILRFVDLFCGIGGFRFAMSAVAQKRKIKAECVFSSDIDANARKAYEANFGHAPNSDITLFNENDIPDCDLLFAGFPCQPFSIIGKRKGFEDTRGTLFFDIARILQKKRPAAFVLENVKQLVRHQNGATFERIVSALKDMDYRVEYRVLNALDFGLPQKRERVFIVGVKDDAPFGWPEGNKTMRPLAEFLERDVEAKHFATSTIQGNRNRKHRSLHQPGIWHENKSGNVTSYPYACALRAGASYNYLLVDGKRRLTPREMLRLQGFPDSFKIVCSDYQTRKQAGNAVAAPVVAAILDALVPRLLGLEEPTRSTDGSDCFSTEERSRIMRSVKSRDNRSTELGLTAIFRERKITGWRRNYKLPGKPDFVFPAQRIALFADGCFWHGHPCRNITPRQNAEYWQKKIKRNKQRDKEVTKQLEGKGWQVVRIFECKIRKKQLPRKFLQALKSS; this is encoded by the coding sequence ATGTCTGAAACGAGTTCCAAAATAGAACCTGAAAAAATCCTGCGCTTTGTCGATTTGTTCTGCGGCATTGGCGGTTTTCGCTTTGCCATGAGCGCCGTGGCGCAGAAACGCAAGATCAAGGCCGAATGCGTTTTTTCCAGCGATATCGACGCCAACGCGCGTAAAGCCTATGAAGCGAATTTTGGTCACGCGCCAAACAGCGACATCACCCTGTTCAATGAAAACGACATTCCCGACTGCGACTTGCTGTTCGCAGGATTTCCCTGCCAGCCTTTCAGTATCATCGGCAAGCGCAAAGGCTTTGAAGACACGCGCGGCACCTTGTTCTTTGATATTGCGCGCATCCTGCAAAAGAAACGTCCCGCCGCATTTGTCCTGGAAAACGTCAAACAACTGGTGCGTCACCAGAACGGCGCCACCTTCGAACGTATTGTTTCGGCCTTGAAGGACATGGACTATCGGGTCGAGTATCGCGTATTGAACGCTCTGGATTTTGGCCTGCCGCAAAAACGCGAGCGCGTGTTCATCGTGGGAGTGAAAGACGATGCGCCCTTTGGCTGGCCCGAAGGAAATAAGACGATGCGTCCGCTTGCTGAATTTCTGGAAAGGGATGTGGAAGCGAAACATTTTGCGACCTCAACCATTCAGGGCAATCGCAACAGAAAGCATCGTTCCCTTCACCAGCCGGGAATCTGGCATGAGAACAAGTCCGGGAACGTGACCTCTTATCCTTACGCCTGCGCCCTGCGCGCAGGGGCTTCTTATAATTATCTTCTGGTGGACGGCAAGCGACGCCTGACGCCGAGAGAAATGTTGCGGCTTCAGGGCTTCCCGGACAGTTTCAAAATTGTCTGTTCTGATTATCAAACGCGCAAGCAAGCGGGCAATGCGGTGGCGGCTCCTGTGGTTGCGGCGATTCTAGACGCTCTGGTTCCGAGGTTATTGGGGCTTGAAGAGCCGACACGCTCGACGGATGGAAGCGATTGTTTTTCCACGGAAGAGCGATCCCGGATCATGCGCTCCGTCAAATCGCGCGACAACCGCTCCACCGAGCTTGGCTTGACGGCGATATTTCGCGAGAGAAAAATCACGGGCTGGCGCCGGAATTACAAATTACCGGGCAAGCCGGATTTTGTGTTTCCCGCGCAACGCATCGCCCTGTTCGCCGATGGTTGTTTCTGGCACGGGCATCCCTGCAGGAACATCACGCCTCGACAAAATGCCGAATACTGGCAGAAAAAAATCAAGCGAAACAAACAGCGCGATAAGGAAGTGACGAAACAGCTTGAGGGCAAGGGATGGCAGGTGGTGCGAATTTTCGAATGCAAGATACGCAAAAAACAACTTCCGCGAAAATTCTTGCAGGCGCTCAAATCCTCCTGA
- a CDS encoding peptide ABC transporter substrate-binding protein — MIVKRILIFVPLGFTLLLLQSFFWAPTYDRQATSNPERLVKFINGSSGDAQILNPILSADTASSEINDLVFEGLLDLDDQLDYRARLASSWKQYEEAYLYVSEARLAELTGGEASPRDWREIFRRWLPGMDRWHDAILSISLQAPSVEEGSFDHVLSDAPASDENKAETVAYELRRPARFKFVLKEINQDFFIPIQKKLGEAYFDQFPYERHVLPKDTAQAPILATRYEELLPLVEHNPVIEFTLRKGVLFHDGHEFDSGDVLFTFQALMDPKSISPRRSDYEPVKSAEVMGPHKIRFVYKRLFSPAVNSWFMGILPEHLLNAAALAEEAKEVGKDPAEFSIRDSRLNRQPIGTGPFLFGEWKSDQFVRLLRNENHWEGAPEYKEYVMRIIPDPLTQEMEFYSGAVDDYSVLPHQVARLKHDPQYQNFSSLRGFYSYIGYNVRNPLFESAEIRKALGMAIDMQAIIEYVLYGEGERVSGPYPKISDWYDPSVDPLPYDLEGALAIFEREGWKRNAEGYLEKDGKIFEFNLITNNGNPIRKNILAIAQNSWKKIGVKCNTQLFEWAVFLKDFVNSLKFDAVVLGWSMGLDPDLYQLWHSSQTEPGQLNFVGYKNPEADRLIERIRKEYDKDKQIVMTHELHRMIARDQPYTFLYTAKSTRLLDKKIVIVNRDEAGGESYQKIYPTKDGRINYYFSKWRKLEQAPQFIPQG, encoded by the coding sequence ATGATTGTCAAACGGATTCTTATATTTGTTCCGCTCGGTTTTACACTGCTTTTATTGCAATCGTTTTTCTGGGCGCCCACCTACGACCGGCAGGCGACGAGCAATCCTGAGCGTCTGGTTAAATTCATCAACGGGTCTTCTGGCGACGCGCAGATACTGAATCCCATCCTGAGCGCGGATACCGCCAGTAGCGAGATCAATGATCTGGTGTTCGAGGGCTTGCTGGATCTGGACGATCAGCTGGATTACAGGGCGCGCCTGGCTTCTTCCTGGAAGCAATATGAGGAGGCCTATCTGTATGTCAGCGAAGCCCGGCTCGCTGAATTGACGGGTGGTGAGGCGTCTCCCCGGGACTGGCGGGAGATTTTCCGGCGCTGGCTACCGGGCATGGATCGCTGGCATGACGCGATCCTTTCCATCTCCCTGCAAGCGCCTTCTGTGGAAGAGGGATCGTTCGATCATGTTTTATCTGATGCCCCGGCTTCCGACGAAAACAAAGCGGAGACGGTGGCCTACGAATTACGACGTCCTGCGCGCTTCAAATTTGTCTTGAAAGAGATCAATCAGGACTTCTTCATTCCCATCCAGAAAAAGCTGGGCGAGGCCTATTTCGATCAATTCCCTTATGAGCGTCATGTTTTGCCGAAGGACACAGCTCAGGCGCCCATCCTTGCGACCCGATATGAAGAGTTACTGCCGCTGGTTGAACACAATCCGGTCATCGAGTTCACTCTTCGCAAGGGCGTTTTGTTTCATGACGGTCATGAATTCGATTCGGGCGATGTGTTGTTTACGTTTCAGGCCTTGATGGACCCCAAATCGATTTCCCCGCGACGTTCGGACTATGAGCCGGTCAAATCTGCGGAGGTGATGGGGCCTCATAAAATCCGTTTCGTTTACAAGAGATTGTTCTCGCCAGCCGTCAACTCCTGGTTCATGGGCATCCTGCCGGAGCATTTATTGAACGCGGCGGCTCTGGCTGAGGAAGCTAAAGAGGTGGGGAAAGACCCTGCCGAGTTCAGCATTCGCGACAGTCGATTGAACCGTCAGCCGATAGGGACGGGCCCCTTTTTGTTTGGGGAATGGAAATCCGACCAGTTTGTTCGCCTCCTGCGCAATGAGAATCACTGGGAGGGCGCGCCGGAATACAAGGAGTACGTCATGCGCATCATCCCCGATCCTCTGACTCAGGAGATGGAGTTTTATTCAGGCGCGGTTGATGATTATTCCGTTCTGCCGCATCAGGTGGCGCGCTTGAAGCACGATCCGCAGTATCAGAATTTTTCCAGTCTGCGCGGCTTCTATTCGTACATTGGCTATAATGTTCGCAATCCCCTGTTCGAGTCTGCCGAGATTCGCAAGGCTTTGGGGATGGCCATCGACATGCAGGCCATCATCGAATACGTTCTGTATGGAGAAGGCGAGCGCGTCTCCGGTCCCTATCCTAAAATTTCCGACTGGTACGACCCGTCGGTCGATCCGCTCCCCTACGATCTTGAAGGCGCGCTCGCAATCTTTGAGCGCGAGGGCTGGAAACGCAATGCCGAGGGTTACCTGGAGAAGGACGGAAAAATTTTCGAGTTCAATCTGATCACCAATAACGGCAACCCGATCCGAAAGAATATTCTGGCGATTGCGCAGAACAGCTGGAAGAAAATCGGCGTCAAATGCAATACCCAGTTATTTGAATGGGCGGTGTTCCTGAAAGATTTTGTCAACTCCCTCAAGTTCGACGCGGTGGTTCTGGGCTGGAGCATGGGGCTGGACCCTGACTTGTATCAGCTCTGGCATTCCAGCCAGACCGAACCGGGGCAACTCAATTTTGTCGGCTACAAAAACCCGGAAGCGGATCGACTGATCGAGCGCATTCGCAAGGAGTACGACAAGGACAAGCAGATCGTCATGACGCATGAACTGCATCGCATGATCGCGCGCGACCAACCTTATACGTTTTTATACACCGCCAAATCGACGCGATTGCTGGACAAGAAAATCGTCATTGTGAACCGCGACGAGGCGGGCGGCGAAAGCTACCAGAAAATCTATCCCACCAAGGATGGACGCATCAATTATTATTTCAGTAAATGGCGCAAGCTGGAACAGGCGCCGCAATTCATCCCTCAGGGTTAG